From Primulina tabacum isolate GXHZ01 chromosome 2, ASM2559414v2, whole genome shotgun sequence, one genomic window encodes:
- the LOC142522820 gene encoding putative galacturonosyltransferase 6 — protein MWRKLMRAFRRCTRIMILSLLGFSVFVPVFLLSHRLKHINYEVSKEFVEDLSIIKRRAEAHTLNVIEQEDGEGLKEPLLVVYKDNTSNSGGSFSSDEDKRSVESIVSADGADLSVNNAARSDSKDGTQKRQQEDLRGTKEMSHLDTVPNNTDVPNMPRRILDEKLKEIKDQVIKAKAYLNFSPANGSSHFVKELKLRIKDVQRAMSQCTKDYRVSRSALQKMKAMDSTLLKASRIYPDCTAMVKKLRAMTYNAEEQVRTHRTQEKFLKELGGRTIPKGLHCLSMRLTAEYYALEPEEREFPNKRKRQDPDLYHFAVFSDNILACSVVVNSTVSMAREPGRIVFHIVTDSLNFPSLSMWFLSNPPDKATVHVESTDSCQWLSTKYDVTTKKEASVDPRYTSELNHLRFYLPDIFPHLNKIILLDHDVVVRKDLTKLWSMKMRGKVNGAVRTCDEGEPSFRRMDMFINFTDPILANRFDANTCTWAFGMNLFDLQQWRRQSLTQVYHKYLQLGNDRPLWKAGSLPIGWITFYGHTVPLNKKWQLLGLGCDSNVRQEDIEQAAVIHYDGNLKPWLDIGLEKYKLFWKKHVKYEHPFLQSCNIHK, from the exons ATGTGGAGGAAACTGATGAGGGCATTCCGTAGATGTACGAGGATTATGATCCTCTCGTTGCTTGGTTTTTCTGTGTTTGTTCCTGTTTTTCTACTGTCTCATAGGCTCAAGCATATTAATTACGAAG TGTCCAAAGAATTCGTGGAAGATTTGTCAATCATT AAACGCCGAGCGGAGGCTCACACTCTTAATGTAATAGAGCAG GAGGATGGTGAAGGCTTGAAAGAACCACTCCTAGTGGTATACAAAGATAATACCTCAAATTCTGGAGGTAGTTTTAGTTCTGATGAGGATAAAAGATCTGTTGAATCTATAGTTTCTGCAGATGGTGCTGACCTTTCAGTAAATAATG CTGCCAGATCTGATTCAAAAGATGGTACGCAGAAAAGGCAGCAGGAGGATTTGCGTGGAACTAAG GAAATGTCCCATTTAGACACAGTTCCAAACAACACGGATGTACCTAACATGCCAAGGAGGATACTAGATGAGAAGTTAAAGGAGATAAAAGACCAGGTTATTAAGGCAAAAGCATACTTAAATTTTTCACCGGCAAATGGCAGTTCTCATTTTGTGAAAGAATTGAAACTTCGAATTAAAGATGTTCAGCGAGCCATGAGTCAATGCACTAAAGATTACCGTGTGTCTCGAAG TGCTTTACAGAAAATGAAAGCCATGGATTCTACTTTGTTGAAAGCTAGTCGTATATACCCTGATTGCACTGCTATGGTGAAAAAACTTCGTGCTATGACCTATAATGCTGAAGAGCAGGTCAGGACACACCGGACTCAAGAAAAATTTCTTAAAGAGCTTGGTGGAAGAACCATCCCTAAAGGTCTTCACTGCCTTTCTATGAGATTGACTGCTGAATATTATGCTTTGGAGCCCGAGGAGAGGGAGTTCCCTAACAAACGTAAACGACAAGATCCTGATCTTTATCACTTCGCTGTTTTCTCTGACAATATATTGGCTTGTTCAGTTGTTGTGAACTCAACTGTTTCGATGGCTAGG GAACCCGGAAGAATAGTATTTCATATAGTGACAGATTCGCTTAACTTCCCATCTTTGTCAATGTGGTTCTTATCAAATCCTCCCGACAAAGCTACCGTTCATGTTGAGAGCACAGACAGTTGTCAATGGTTATCAACCAAATACGATGTAACCACAAAGAAGGAAGCTTCTGTTGATCCACGATACACTTCCGAGCTGAACCACCTTCGATTTTATTTACCAGATATTTTTCCTCATTTGAATAAGATCATCCTTCTTGATCACGATGTGGTGGTGAGAAAAGATTTAACAAAACTCTGGAGCATGAAAATGCGAGGCAAGGTAAACGGTGCTGTTCGCACATGCGATGAAGGGGAGCCTTCATTCCGCCGTATGGATATGTTCATCAATTTCACAGACCCCATACTAGCAAACAGATTTGATGCCAACACATGCACGTGGGCCTTTGGGATGAACTTGTTCGATCTACAACAATGGAGACGACAAAGTTTAACCCAAGTTTATCACAAGTACCTTCAATTG GGCAATGATCGGCCATTGTGGAAAGCAGGAAGCTTGCCCATTGGATGGATCACGTTTTATGGACATACAGTTCCTTTAAATAAGAAATGGCAGCTGCTCGGGTTGGGTTGCGACTCCAATGTGAGGCAGGAGGACATAGAACAGGCTGCGGTCATACATTACGATGGAAACTTGAAGCCATGGTTAGATATCGGGCTTGAGAAGTACAAGCTCTTCTGGAAAAAACACGTCAAGTATGAGCATCCTTTCCTTCAAAGTTGCAATATCCACAAATAA